Part of the Weissella coleopterorum genome is shown below.
ATTCCGACCCGCTTCTTTTCACCATTAACTTCAATTTCCAACCAACCATTTTTAGCAATTGGCTCAAATTGTTGTGTAACTTGATACGCTTTGGGATTATCGGGGTAAAAATAATTTTTCCGATCCCAATGTAAATATGGGGTGATCTCCGCATTCAAAGCCAGAGCAGCCATCATTCCGGCTTCTAAGGCGCCTTCATTCGCTTGTGGCAAAACTCCTGGGTAACCCCAATCAATGACGTTAGTATTTAAATTTGGTTCTGCTCCATAGCTAACTGGTGATGGTGACATTGCCTTAGAGTTTGTTTTTAGTTCAACGTGGACTTCTAGTCCAATTGTCGTTTCAAAATTTGAAATAGCCATTATTGATCACCCCCGGGAATTTTATCAAATAAACGCGTTGCCTGTTCAAAAGCATAGGCCGCTTGATAAATTTTAGCTTCTTCAAAGCGATTTCCAATTAATTGCATCCCCACCGGTAATCCGTCAATAAATCCAGCATTAATTGACATCCCAGGCAATCCAGCTAAATTAACTGGAATTGTTAAAGCATCATTCATATATGCAACCTGTGGATCGTCTTGGTTCTCTCCAAATCCATAAGCAATATTAGGAGTCGTTGGTGCTACAATCAAATCATACTGCCCAAATACTTGCTCAAATTCATCTGCAATCAGAGTACGAACTTGCGCGGCTTTTTTAAAGTAAGCATCATATGAACCAGCCGAAAGTGAATATGTTCCAAGCATAATTCGCCGTTTCACTTCATCACCAAATCCTTGCGAACGCGTCTGAACATATAAATCTTCTAAAGTTTGAACATTTTCAGCCCGGAATCCATAGCGAATTCCATCGAATCTTTGTAAATTAGATGATGCCTCTGAAGATCCTAAAATATAGTAGGCTGCGACTCCATATTTAGTATGTGGCAATGAAACCTCTTCAACATGAGCTCCTAGCGCCTCCAATTGTGCGATTCCAGCTTTAACCACTGAAACGACCTTAGGATCAACCCCATCCCCAAAATATTCTTTGGGAATCGCAATTTTCATCCCCTTAATATTTCCAGTTAAGTTCGCAGTAAAATCAGGAACCGTTTGCTTAGATGAAGTTTGATCTCGTGCATCGTACCCAGCAATCGCATTTAAAACTAGGGCGTTATCTTCCACCGTACGTGTAATCGGTCCAATTTGATCCAAAGATGAGGCAAAAGCAATGAGACCCCATCGTGAAACTCGACCATAGGTTGGCTTCAAACCTACTACCCCATTAAACGCCGCAGGTTGCCGAATTGAACCACCTGTATCAGAACCGAGAGCAAACGGTACTTGTCCCGCTGCAACAGATACAGCTGAACCACCTGATGATCCCCCAGGAATTTTTGTTTGATCCCATGCATTTTTAGTCTGTTTATAATATGAGGTCTCCGTGGTTGAACCCATTGCGAACTCATCCATATTTAACTTACCCACACCAATGGCACCCGCTTGACTTAAGCGCTCCAGAACCGTCGCATCATATATAGGTTTAAAGTCGTGTAACATCCGTGATGCTGCCGTCGTTTGCACCCCCTTAGTCACCATATTATCCTTGATCCCAAACGGAATCCCCGCAAGCATTTGTGCCGATGAAACACCTGCTTGATCTATTTTTTTCGCTTGTTCAAGCGCGTTTGTTTCCATCAAAGTAATAAAAGCTTCATATCGATCGTCAGTCGCTTTAATATGATCCAGCGTCGCTTGTGTTAAATCAGCCACTGATAAAGATTTATTAACTAATTCTTGATGTAAATCTTTTACCGTTGTTTTTAGAAAATCCATTATTTATCCTCTCCTGCCGTTAAGATTGCTGGAACCTTTATCAAGGTCTCTTGCGTTTCAGGGGCATTTTTTAATAGTTCAGTGCGTTGGTTCGCATTAATCGCTTCATCTGAACGTAACTTGTTTGCTCCATCCGTCATAGAATATGTTGGTTCAATTCCATCTGTATCAACTTCAGATAAAGTATCAACAACTTCAAAAATTTTATCCAATTGATTGGTAAAAGCCATTTTCTCTGATTCAGTTAAAGTCAATTTAGCTAAATTTGCCACATGCTCGACTTCGGCTGGTGTTATATTATTTGATGTCATCAATTTGATGTCCTTTCAAGGTTATATTTTAATTTTAGCATTTTAAAGACTTAGCATTACGATTTACTAGTTATGCTCAAAATAAAATTTAAAACGACTATAGTAATTATTTTGGCAGAAACCGTAGTCCTTTCGGATAAAAGTTTTTCATCTGTCCATTTACAAATTTTCCAAACCCAGTCCCATTCCCGTTCGCTGTTAATAAATACCATCCCTTTAACATTTTTTGCGAATCATCAACAAAGAATGTTTCACCGTGTACATATTGGCTCCATTCTCGATCATTCAAGGCATAAACGTTTTTAAAAGCAGTTGGATGTTCAGCAAGTGCTAGGGCCAAACTAGGTTCAAACCGATTCTTTTTAAATGTGCCAAGATGTAATCCTACCCGCAAAATTCTTAGTCCCGTTAAAACCGGAGTTCCATAGGGGGCTAAATACAGCTGATCACCAAATGCTACTAGAATGCCATTGGGGACTTTTTTTAACGTCTCTTCAGCAAATATTTGCCAAAGTTCATGTTGCGACTTGGTTAAATTGCTTTGCAATTCCGGAAGAGAGCGTTGGGGCTTTTCGACTTCTGATTTTAAGCGTAAATGTGCAATAAAATGGCCTTCACCGTCTATATGATGCGGGAATAGGCGGGCGGTTTTTGTCAACTCTGGGTTACCATCTGCCCACTCGGGGCGACCATCGTCTACGCCAAGGGGTTTAACAATGGGTATCAATTCTAAGTCAGGGTACGTTGCCAACAACCATGCAATTACTTGTTCATCTTCTTCAGGGGCAAAAGTACAAGTGGAATAAATCAACTCACCATTAGTCTTTAACATTTTCAACGCTTCAACTAAAATTTCTTTTTGTAATTTAGCACAACGACTAGGATATTCAACATCCCAATATTGCATCGCTGCTGGATCTTTTCGAAACATTCCTTCACCCGAACATGGTGCATCTAATACAATCCGGTCAAAATATGCAGGAAATTTAGGACTTAATTCAGCTGGTGCATGATTGGTGACCAAGACATTTTCAGTCCCAAACCGTTCTACATTTTCACTTAATATCTGGGCACGTTTTTTGAAAATTTCATTACTAACTAATAAGCCTTCTTGCCTCATGAACGATGCCAAATGGGTGGTCTTACCACCAGGAGCAGCTGCCAAATCCAACACTTTCTCCCCTGGCTTTGGATGCGCAATCTCTCCCACCAACTGGGCACTGGGTTCCTGAGAATAAATCAGCCCAGTTGTATGGTCAATCGAATGACCGTTTACTCGACCAAAATACCCCCATTTCCCCCATGCTACGGGTTTCATTGCCTGCGTATCGTATAATGCTTGGAGTGCTTTTAGAGGATTAATCCGAAATCCCTTTTGTACTGGCTGCTCGAACGTTGCAAAAAAAGCACCTGCCTCAGTTCCCAATAATTCTTCATAACGTGCTTTAAATCCATTCGGAAAATCATCCATTTTAGTAACCTAATTTCCTATAAAATTGTTTTTAGATAGCGAGCCAATCCATCTTGCTCATTGGTGTACGGGGTAACATCATTCGCAATTTTTTTCAATTCTGGATTCCCGTTCTGCATGACAACACCATGCCCCGCATAATCAATCATTTCTAAATCATTCATCTCATCACCAAAAGCATAGACATCCTCAATTGCAATTCCAAATGATTTTTGTAAAACTTGTAGACCTGTATCCTTAGCAACACCAGCTGGTGCCACCTCCAATACAGGTGCATCCCCACCCCAAATTTTTACATTAACCAAGTCCTTACCATAACGAGCTTGGACCCATTCTTGAATTTGCACTTGCTGTGTCTCATCAATAGCATGTAATAAAATAGCATTAACATCCGTTGTTAGGTTATGGACATTTAATTGCGCTTTCATATCATTATCTTGCGGGAAAAACTTTTGGTTGAGTTTTTGTGTACCAAATTGATGGCTCCAAGCCTGTTGATTTTGCTCAGCAACAACTAAATCAACGCCTAAGTCACTTGCTTGTTCTAGCAAATCAAAAACAATATTGCGTTGCACTTGATGAGAATAAGCATCTTTCCAATTTTGATCGGGAATCATTCCTAATGCGCCATTAAAATTAATCATTGGCGAATTCAGCCCTAAATCTTGATAAATTGCATTGGTCAACCGTGGTGGACGTCCAGTAATAATCGAAATAATGTGACCTGCCGCTTGAGCAGATTGTAAAGTTTCGCGAGTATATTTTGAAACCATCCCCGCTTCATTTAAAGTGGTGTGATCTAAATCGATTCCAATTAATTTACGTTTCATTATATCATTCCCCTCGTGTTAACCCTTTATCCTCATATTATAGCAGAACTTTTACCCGACTTCTCTCATTTATTATCCTAAAATCCCCCTATTACTTCACTAAAAAAGCCAAGATAGATGATCTTTCCCATCTAAAGTAACTAACGACGCTTACTTGATTTTGGGAATGTCATCTATCTTAGCATTTATGATAGGCCATAAAACAGGAAGCACTACTCTGCTAACAATTAAAAACCTACTTTAAAATATTTTCAATTTTTTGTAATTCTTCAACTGATAATTCTAAATTATCAGTCACCTTAATATTATCAATTAAGTGATCAATTGACGATGCTCCAAAGACAATTGAAGCAACTCGAGGATCCTTCAAAAGCCATGCCATGGCTAATTGTGCCAAGGTTTGTCCACGATCAGCGGCCACAGCATTCAAAGCATTTAATTTAGCAACCGTTCCCTTAGGATCATCTGCTAATCCAGCATTCGTTCGATGCAAAGGAAAGTCGGTTGGAAATCCGCCCAAATAACGATCCGTTAGCAAGCCCTCAGCCAAAGGACCATACGCCACTAATCCAGCATGATGTTGATCCAAAATCGATAACATATCATGATCTTCAGCCTCATTACGATGCAACATATTATATGAAACCTGATTTGTGACAAAGGGGGTTCGCAATTCCTTGAAAATTTCAGCGATAGCCAAAGTTTGCTCGGCTGTGTAATTTGAAACCCCCACATACAATGCCTTACCTTGACGTACTAACGAATCCAGTGCAACCGCAGTCTCTTCTAAATTAGTATTAGGATCCCAACGATGCGCATAAAAAATATCAACATAATCTAAATGCATTCGTTGCAATGACAAATCTAACGCAGCGCGCAATGTTTTCCGGCCTGAAAATTCACCAAGTGGACCAGGCCACATATGATAACCTGCTTTAGTCGTTATGACCAATTCATCTCGATAAGCTTTCAAATCAGAGTTGAAAACTGCGCCAAAAGTTTCCTCAGCACTTCCATTGGATGGACCATAGTTTGAAGCATTATCAAATGAATAAATACCATTATCAAAAGCCTTTAAGATCACTTCTCTTGAGTTAGCCAACGGCTTTTGATCACCGAGATTCCGCCAAAGTCCAAAAGAAAGCGCTGGTAGAATCAATCCTGAATCTGAAACCCGTCGAGCGGGAACCTTTTCGTAACGATCTTCTTGTGCTGCATATACCATAAATTCCATTCCTCCTAATCAGATTTAGCCTTAAGTTTAAATTTTCACGTCCGGCTTATACCGCGAACGCAAGAGTCCTGATAGATCTTGATCATTTTGTACCCGTTCAATTGCCGCAGCAATTAATGGTGCCACAGTAATGATTTTCAACTTATCAAATTGCTTAACGGATGGAACTTCCACAGTATCCGTGATAATTACCTGCGAAATTTCTTCGCATGCTGCTAAACGTTCTGCTGCCCCATCCGACAAAACCCCATGTGTAGCCACAACTGAAACGTCTGTAGCACCCGCGTATTTTAAAGCTTGCGCAGACGTAACCATACGACGACCTGTATCGATAATATCATCAATAACGATGGCTCTTTTACCGGCAACTTCTCCTACAATTCCATTTGGACTTTTAATATCATCTTGAACCGCACGATCATTAATGACCCCCCAAGTTGCATCCAAAATTGAAGCAAATTGTCGAGCCCGCCCTGCTCCATTATGATCAGGGGCAAAGACCACCGTTTCTTCCGCCTTAAAATGACGTTCAAAGAAGTATTCAGTCAATAATGGAGCAGCTAACAACTGATCCACAGGAATATCAAAGAACCCCTGAACTTGATCCGCGTGCAGATCCACCGCTAAAATTCTTTGTACACCATTCATTTCAAGTAATGATGAAACCATTTTAGCTGTAATCGGTTCGCGTGACTTGGTTTTACGATCCTGTCGCACGTAACCAAAATATGGCATAATCACGTTAATTCCATGTGCAGACGCACGGCGTAGCGCATCAACAACGATCATAATCTCCATGAAGCTATCATTTACTTCACCAGAAATAGGCGCCATGATATAAACATCGGCTCCACGCACACTATCTAAAATTCGTTCATAAATCTCGCCATCAGCAAATTGATTGATGGTCATTGGCATCAAAGCTGCACCCATCTCATCCGCAATTTTTTGTGCTAACTCATGATTAGTGCTCAAGCCAATCAACTTTAATTCATGCTCCACCCGCTCATTCCTCCATTTTCTGTTACTTTCTATTTTACCAAAAAATGAGCGTCAAATCAGTAACTGAATAAAAACTATTTATCTTAATGTATTTAATTGCTTTTTATTCCAAAAAGCCTTAAACTGATTTTGACATATCAAACAAGCTGGGGCGCTCATTTTTGAGCTGAGAAGTAACCCATTGAACCTGCTACGGTTAGCACCGACGAAGGAAGCTTGGTTATTTACTCTAAATTGTAAACAACCGTTCTTTACGTGCTTTCAGCATGTCTAAAGAACGGTTTTTGTTTGAAATATCAAAAAAATTTTGGAGGCATTCTCATGCAAACTATTTCTAAAACTCATTCTCACTGGCAACTCAAAGATGTTATTTTTTTGGCCATCATTGCCCTTTTCTTTGGGGTTATTTACCAAATTTGGGGCTTCTCATACACATTAATCGCAGCAACCCCGCTCAAACCATTTGCAAATGATGCGACATTGGGCGTTTGGTTGATGGCCGGACCTCTGGCCGGTCGTTTAATTAAAAAACCTGGCTCTGCTACCCTAGGTGAATTTTTAGCTGCGACCATTGAAATGTTTTTATTCTCCCAATGGGGGGCCATGAATCTAGTTTCTGGTTTGATTCAAGGACTGGGTGCAGAAGTTGGTTTTGCCAGTACGAAGTATCAACCAAAACCTAAAATAAACCTTTTCATTTCTGCATTAATGATGACTTGCTTCACTTTTATCTGGGATCTCTTCCAATCAGGTTATCTAGCTTATCATCTACCTATGTTAGCTCTGCTATTCTTGATTCGTTTCATTTCAGCAGGCTTCTTTGCCGGCATATTAATCTATTTAATTGACAAACTACTTGCTCGCACCGGAGTAATTCAAAAATAGCCTATGACAACCTTAACCATTAATAATTTATCACATACCTATGCATCACCAGGAGTATCCGTCTTAAAGAATATTAGTTGGAAGGTTCAACCGAACAGTTTTAATTTACTAAGTGGACCGAGTGGGGCCGGAAAATCAACCTTAATGCGGCTAATGGCCGGACTTGAAAAACCACAAACCGGGACCATTTTAATTAATCAATATCCGGTTCACACGGTTGTCCCTTTCGATCGAGCGCAACGAATTGCTCTCTTATTTCAAAATCCCACACGCCAATTTACCATGCAAACCGCACAAGAAGAATTAACTTTTGCCTTAGAAAATATCAAAACCCCACAGAGTCAAATTCAGCCTCGAATTCAAACCGTTTTAGCAGAACTAAATTTAATAAATTTAGCCGATCGGCCATTACTACAATTATCTGGAGGAGAACAACAAAAAATTGCTTTAGCCATTATTCTTGCGATGGACACCGATATCATCTTATTAGATGAACCATTTGCCAATGTTGATCCAAGTTCGCGTCTAGCCCTATTAAAATTGTTAAAGCAAATTCAAGTTCAGCATGCTAAAACTATCATTATTACTGATCATGATCTCAATAATTATCAGTCAATTATTGATCACCATTATCAGATCACAGCAACAGGCGAATTAAAATTAGGTGACCAACAGCAACTCAGTCAGAACCCGCCCGTAATATTTTTAGACCATTCTGATTTAACAATGGGACCACTAAGTTGGCATAATTTAAAATTGATCCAACAGGATCAATTACTTTTGAAGTCAAATAATTTCAACATCCCCGCAGCCTCAATTGGCCTACTTTCAGGCGCAAATGGTTCGGGTAAATCAACATTGTTAAAGACCCTTAGTCGTCAAATTCCGCTCAGTGGTCAATTAACTTGGAAGACCCAAAAAACACCTAAACCTTGGTCAAAACTAGTTGGATATGGCTTCCAAACGGCCAGCCATCAATTTATTGAACTAACTCCTCGAGCAGAATTTGCGGTTAGTTCAAAAGTTAGTCAGCAGTCCGATTACTGGACACCTCAATTGATTGCCGAGTCGGTAAGCCGATTAGAGTTAGGCCACACTTTAGAACAAAGTGTATATCAGTTATCCGGCGGTCAACAAAAAAAGGTACAAACTTTAGCTTTACTAATTTTAGGTTTACCCGTTCTCTTATTAGACGAACCTCTGGCTGGGCTCGATTTAAAATCGATTCACGTCCTGATGGAAATCATGTCTACATACGTTAAAGCAACTCAAACCAGCATCTTCATGATTTCCCATCAACGACATGGTCTCGAACCATTCATTGACTATGAACGCATGATCGTCGATCAGAATTTTATCAACCCATCGCATGTAGAGGAGCATCGAAATGTCACTCCATTTTAAATTGGAACCAACTTTACTCATCATACTGGTTTTATTATGTTCCATTGAAATATCCTTCGTGCGTAGCATTGACGGTAACATCTTTTTAATCTTGGTGGGATTATGTTATTTATTTTTAAATCGGGTTCATTTACGTAAAATTATCTGGCTATTGATCATTTCAACCCCATTGGCTTTTGGAACTTGGTCCTCATTTTGGCTGTTTGGTACCGGTAATCATTTCATGAATGCAAGTATCTATACCACCCGCCTATATGCTTATTTAATTCTAGGTGCGGTTATCACTTTGACTGAATCACCCCGAGCCTTACTCATGAACCTACATGTCCGATTTAATCTCTCTAATACTTTTGTCTACGGCATTTTAGCTGCGTTAAATTTATTAGAACAAGTTAAACATCAAATCAAAATCATTCAATATGCGGCACAATTACGCGGAATTAAATACCATCTATGGAGTCCACAACTGTACTTGAAAACGATTTTGAGTGCGAATTACTGGGCTAACGATTTAACAAATGCCATGCATTCCCATGGCTTTTCGGAAGGATATCCTCGAACTGAGGTAGAAAAGCAATCATGGCCGTTATTACAAATTGGTTTGCTTATAATAATATTTTTGCTCTTTAATAGTGTCTTATTCTTGAGCTAATAAATTCCTCAACCATCTTTTGGATAGTTGGGGCTTTTTTAATACAAAAAAAGCCCAACATAATAAAATATGTTTGGCCTTAAAAATTAAATTTTAATCTTGCGTATCGCGTGAATAATTAGCAATATCAGCTAATAACTTTTGTTCAAATTCAGCTAATGCCATGTTCTCAGTATCGCGAGATCCAAAGCGACGAATCGTAACACTTTCATTATTTTGCTCATCATCGCCAATTACCAAAGTATACGGAATTTTCAATGATTGGGCGTCCCGAATCAAGTAACCCAACTTTTCATTGCGGGCCTCGTATTCGGCTCGCACCCCTTGATGCTTCAATTGTTCAACAATCTTTTGCGCATAACTACCATGTGCTTCACGGTTCACTGGAATAACCCGTACTTGATGGGGAGCCAACCAAGTAGGGAAAGCCCCCTTATACATTTCAATTAGGTACGCCGTAAAGCGTTCCATCGTTGAAATTACTCCACGATGAATCATAACTGGACGGTGTTGCTCACCATCGGGACCAACATAACCCAAATCAAATTTCTCGGGTAGTAAGAAGTCTAATTGAATTGTTGAGAGGGTCTCTTCCCCACCCAAAGCCGTTTTAATCTGTACATCCAGCTTAGGACCATAGAAAGCAGCTTCACCTTCGGCTTCAAAGTAATCTAAGCCCATATCGTCCATAGCTGCCTTCAACATCCGTTGTGAATTTGCCCACATTTCATCATCATCAAAATATTTTTCTGTATTTTCAGGATCACGATATGAAAGGCGGAAGCGGTAATCACTAATATTGAAGTCATTATAAACATCAATCATCAAATTCAAAATATTTTTAAATTCAGCTTCAATTTGGTCCAAAGTTACAAAAGTATGTCCATCATTTAATGTCATTTCTCGAACTCGTGATAGTCCAGTTAGTGCCCCAGACTTTTCATAACGGTGCATCATTCCTAATTCAGCAATCCGTAAAGGTAATTCTTTATATGAACGTGGATGATGATTATAAACTTGAATGTGCGAAGGACAATTCATTGGCCGCAATTCTAAGAATTCACCATCCCCCATATCCATTGGTGGGAACATGTCATCGTGATAATGATCCCAGTGTCCTGAAGTTTTATACAGATCTAAATTAGATAAGATTGGTGTATAAACATGTTCATAACCTGCTTCTAGTTCACGATCAACGATGTAGCGCTCCAAAGTTCGGCGAATAGCCGCTCCATTTGGCATCCACACTGGTAGTCCTGATCCCACTTCTTGTGACGTAAAGAATAAATCTTGTTGAGCTCCAATACGACGATGATCGCGTTCTTTAGCTTCATCACGACGCTTCAATTCAGCCTGTAAGTCATCAGCATTCCAAAAGGCCGTCCCATAAATCCGTTGTAGCATTGGATTAGAAGACTTTCCACGCCAATATGCACCAGCAACTGATGTCAACTTAAAATGCTTAATCCATCCCGTTGATGGAACTAGTCCACCTTTGTCCAATTCGATATGTTCCCCTTGCACCGCAATTGAAATTTTCTCATCAACTGGTAGATCATTAATTAATTCAACCTTATATGGATCATCTTTGAACATCTCCAAAGCTTCATCTCGTGAAATTTCACGAGAAACGATTGGCAGATTTTCTTCGACAATCTTATGCATAATCTTTTCAATAACTGGAAATTCTTCAACTGAGACTTGGCCCGCGTCATTATCAGTATCGTAATAAAAACCGTTATCAATAGCCGGTCCAACTCCGAAGTGCATCTCAGGATGAAGCCGCTTAAGTGCTTGCGCCATTAAATGAGAAGTTGAGTGACGTAATAAGCGCAATGCTTCCTCAGAATCTTTAGTAATGAGTTCAAAATCGCCACCAATCATCATCTGATCATGCATTCCAATATATTCACCATTCAGTCGCCCTGAAACGGCCTTTTTAGCCAACGACTTTGAAATTCCGTTTGCAATCTCAAGTGGAGTAATGCCACCCTCAAAACTCTTAACTGCCCCATCCGGGAATTTAATTTCAATTTCTGCCATTTCTTTACCTCTTATCTATACTAAATGTAGTTACTTCAATAACATTAAAAAAAGTCCCGTTCTGATATCCAGCTTGATATCAGAACGGGACGTTGACACGTGGTACCACCCGAAGTTTTTGTATATAAACCATACAACTCAAAACCCTTAACGCGGGGAACGAAACTAGTTTCCTAATTCACTTCAAAAGGAGTATCAATCTGTCCCATATTAACTGGCTCACACCTTTCCAGTCTCGCTTTTAATACTTTGGTCAGACTAACGTATCTTTTTCAACGTTTTATTATGTTTCTTATTATAATCACTTTTCCAAAAGGTGACAAGCCTTTCCCCTGTATTAATCAAATTCGTTGCGCCTGTTTCACTAAAGCCTGTGTGAATTGTTCCAATTCTATTGTTGCTTGTGCATCAGGTCGTAAATTCACTTTCACGCCAGGTGCACCCTGGATCCCTTGTGTCTTAGTAAATTGTTGTTCTAAGATATCCACTGCTGTTCCGTAATCTTGACCATAGTAGACATCGCCCGAACCGGCCACACCATAAACAACGCCGGCCAAATCGACATCCGGTAAATCCTCATAGAAATCAATTGCTTCATCCGCCAGGGTTCCCAGATCAAAGGTATAAACTACTGTTACCAAAATATCTTGCGTAGTTGGATTTAAATCCAAAGCCTCTACATTGGTGATATCTTCTTTAATCGTCTCCACTCCTAGAC
Proteins encoded:
- a CDS encoding flavodoxin domain-containing protein, with protein sequence MRARILFATLTGNNEDVADVIIAEFQRLGVETIKEDITNVEALDLNPTTQDILVTVVYTFDLGTLADEAIDFYEDLPDVDLAGVVYGVAGSGDVYYGQDYGTAVDILEQQFTKTQGIQGAPGVKVNLRPDAQATIELEQFTQALVKQAQRI
- the thrS gene encoding threonine--tRNA ligase, with translation MAEIEIKFPDGAVKSFEGGITPLEIANGISKSLAKKAVSGRLNGEYIGMHDQMMIGGDFELITKDSEEALRLLRHSTSHLMAQALKRLHPEMHFGVGPAIDNGFYYDTDNDAGQVSVEEFPVIEKIMHKIVEENLPIVSREISRDEALEMFKDDPYKVELINDLPVDEKISIAVQGEHIELDKGGLVPSTGWIKHFKLTSVAGAYWRGKSSNPMLQRIYGTAFWNADDLQAELKRRDEAKERDHRRIGAQQDLFFTSQEVGSGLPVWMPNGAAIRRTLERYIVDRELEAGYEHVYTPILSNLDLYKTSGHWDHYHDDMFPPMDMGDGEFLELRPMNCPSHIQVYNHHPRSYKELPLRIAELGMMHRYEKSGALTGLSRVREMTLNDGHTFVTLDQIEAEFKNILNLMIDVYNDFNISDYRFRLSYRDPENTEKYFDDDEMWANSQRMLKAAMDDMGLDYFEAEGEAAFYGPKLDVQIKTALGGEETLSTIQLDFLLPEKFDLGYVGPDGEQHRPVMIHRGVISTMERFTAYLIEMYKGAFPTWLAPHQVRVIPVNREAHGSYAQKIVEQLKHQGVRAEYEARNEKLGYLIRDAQSLKIPYTLVIGDDEQNNESVTIRRFGSRDTENMALAEFEQKLLADIANYSRDTQD